The Bos javanicus breed banteng chromosome 18, ARS-OSU_banteng_1.0, whole genome shotgun sequence genome has a segment encoding these proteins:
- the ZNF276 gene encoding zinc finger protein 276 isoform X3, with the protein MGHCRLCHGKFSSRSLRSISGRAPGESSERPPPGDRVFIRDFQRLLGVAVHQDPALSQFICKNCHAQFYQCHGLLTSFLQRVNVPPTGRRKPCAKVGVQPRMGPEEGACVVDLIASSPQGLRGLVGWVHRHAAGCGALPSLQRTLSSEYCGVIRAMWGCDQGHDYTMDADSSCGAFLLDSALGVKWTWDKDSAPRLPQHRGFNPTGAAPQSSQGKAAAAGAETETLPSMDTSRLPSDGDPVGPGPGPPSQPSLPPGGAPGQLGEKQVPSPTSDDRVKDEFSDLSEGDFLSEDENDKKQNTQSSDESFEPYPGKKVSGRKSESKEAKKSEEPKIRKKPGPKPGWKGKPRCEREELPTIYKCPHQGCTAVYRGADGMKKHVKEHHEEVRERPCPHPGCNKVFMIDRYLQRHVKLIHTEVRNYICDECGQTFKQRKHLLVHQMRHSGAKPLQCEVCGFQCRQRASLKYHMTKHKAETELDFACDQCGRRFEKAHNLNVHMSMVHPLTQAPEAPPRPAAGQVVKAEPT; encoded by the exons ATGGGGCACTGTCGCCTTTGTCATGGGAAGTTCTCCTCCCGGAGTCTCCGCAGCATCTCCGGCAGGGCACCTGGGGAGAGCTCAGAAAGGCCACCCCCTGGGGACCGTGTTTTCATCCGGGATTTCCAGCGCCTCCTGGGCGTGGCTGTCCACCAGGACCCAGCTCTGTCCCAGTTTATCTGCAAGAACTGCCATGCCCAGTTCTACCAGTGCCACGGCCTCCTCACATCTTTCCTGCAGCGAGTCAATGTTCCCCCGACAGGCCGCCGGAAGCCTTGTGCAAA GGTCGGTGTCCAGCCACGGATGGGGCCAGAGGAGGGAGCGTGTGTGG TGGACCTGATTGCTTCGAGCCCCCAGGGCCTGCGTGGCTTGGTGGGGTGGGTGCACAGACACGCGGCCGGCTGCGGGGCCCTACCTAGCCTCCAGAGGACGCTGTCCTCCGAGTACTGTGGTGTCATCCGGGCCATGTGGGGCTGCGACCAGGGCCATGACTACACCATGGACGCCGACTCCAGCTGCGGGGCCTTCTTGCTGGACAGTGCTTTGGGTGTCAAGTGGACGTGGGACAAGGATTCAGCCCCGCGACTCCCCCAGCATCGGGGGTTCAACCCCACTGGGGCTGCCCCTCAGAGCTCCCAAGGCAAAGCAGCTGCGGCTGGGGCTGAAACCGAGACACTCCCCAGCATGGACACAAGCCGGCTTCCTTCAGATGGTGACCCAGTGGGGCCGGGGCCGGGCCCCCCGTCTCAGCCAAGCCTCCCCCCAGGTGGGGCCCCAG GGCAATTGGGTGAGAAGCAGGTTCCATCTCCAACCTCGGATGATCGGGTAAAAGACGAGTTCAGTGACCTTTCTGAGGG AGATTTCCTGAGTGAAGATGAAAATGACAAGAAGCAGAACACCCAGTCCTCGGATGAGTCCTTTGAGCCGTACCCAGGAAAGAA GGTGTCTGGTAGGAAGAGTGAAAGCAAAGAAGCCAAGAAGTCAGAAGAACCAAAAATCCGAAAGAAACCTGGGCCTAAGCCGGGCTGGAAGGGCAAGCCACGGTGTGAGAG GGAGGAACTGCCCACCATCTACAAGTGTCCGCACCAGGGCTGCACGGCCGTGTACCGCGGGGCCGACGGCATGAAG AAGCATGTCAAGGAGCACCACGAGGAGGTCCGGGAGAGGCCCTGCCCACACCCCGGCTGCAACAAGGTGTTCATGATTGACCGCTACCTGCAGCGCCACGTCAAGCTCATCCACACAG AGGTGCGGAACTACATCTGCGATGAGTGTGGACAGACCTTCAAGCAGCGGAAGCACCTCCTGGTCCACCAGATGCGCCACTCGGGAGCCAAGCCTCTGCA GTGTGAGGTCTGCGGGTTCCAGTGCCGGCAGCGGGCATCCCTGAAGTACCACATGACCAAGCACAAGGCTGAGACAGAGCTGGACTTTGCCTGTGACCAGTGTGGCCGGCGGTTTGAGAAGGCACACAACCTCAACGTGCACATGTCCATGGTGCACCCGCTGACACAGGCCCCggaggccccgccccggcccgcagCAGGGCAGGTGGTGAAGGCTGAGCCCACCTGA